Genomic window (Candidatus Zixiibacteriota bacterium):
GCGTGGTCTCGGCGTACAATTCATCCGTGAGCGGATCATAGGCCAAGCGGACAACGGCGTTGGCGGGAAGTCCCTCTGAGATCGTAAACGGCACCACCCAGCGGTCGAGGTTGCGATCGTAGCGGGCGATGCCGCCGCGGGTACCGAAGTAGAGCCAGTCGGGTGTGAAGGCCACCGACGTGACATAGCGCACCGTGGTGTAGCCCCGCCAATCCCCGGGCCGGTAGCGGGGATCAGGATCGGCCAGAGCGTGATGCGTCCACACCGAGAAGACCAGACATGTCACGGCGCCACAGACCACCGACGCAGTCCGCCCCGGACCTATCGCGCGCGATCGTATCGTCGGATCTCCTCCACGAGTCTGTCGATCTCCGCCCTCGTGTTGTATAGGTGTGGTGACACGCGGATGTTCCCCTCGCGCAGGGAAACATAAATCCGGCGCCCCCACAAGTGCCGGTACAGTCCCGCCGTCTGTGGACCGCCGACCGCCACGATGGCGGAGCGATGAATCGGCTCGGGGAACCGCCTTGCCTCGTAACGGGTCCCGGACAGCCCCTCGGCCAACCGCCCGATCAAATCCTGGAGGTGCCGCCACACATTCTCGATCCCGCAGCGGTTGATCAGCGCCACACCGGCCTCGGCCAGACGCACCGAATAGAAGGGATAGGTGCCGACCTCCCATTGGCGTCCATCGTCGTATGCGGGCCGGTCCCAGTGCTGCAGATCCTCGAACCGATATCCCCAATCGTACGCCAACCATCCGGAGTAGAGCGGCTCGACTCGGCGCACCGGATCGGGAGCGATGGCAAAGAACCCGGCACCGGTCTGACCGAATAGCCACTTCTGTGCGCCGCAGACAACAGCATCGAATCCGTCACGGCGCATGTGCATCGGAATCGCGCCGATCCCCTGCGTCCCATCGACGAGAACCAGGCACCCGTGCGCATGGCAGAGTCCAGTGAGCTCCCTCAGATCATAGCGGTACCCATTGAAGTACTGCACCCAGGAACAGGCCAGGATCGCCGACTTCCGTCGCAGTTGCCGCCGCAACGCCCCTGCCGTGAAGTACCCGTCCGGGCAGGGAATCGGAACGACTGTGAGGTCCAATCGCTCGGCCAGATGACGCACGGTATATACGACCGCGGGGAATTCACTCTCCGGAACCAGTATGCGTTCCCCGCGCTTCAGTCTGGTACCCCACAGGACGGCGTTGAGCCCATACGAGGCATTGGGCGCAAACGACACCCGTGCGGTTTGCTCACCGACAAGCCGCGCGAAGCCTCTCTTGGCGGCCGCCACAGTGGCAAAGGTCTCGTCGTCAACGTTGGGGTCGCGGGGAATGCACCCCTGCCGATGGAGGAGCCGCTCCACTGCCTGACGTCCCCTACGCGGCACCGGCCCGAAAGAGGCGTGGTTCAGGAACGTGACGCCGCGGGTGATCTCAAACTCGCGACGCCAGGAGCGCACAGTGGAATCGGGGATAGCCGATGGCATGCTTCACTTGCGCCGTTTGCTGGCCGGAACGGTATCGTCGTCAGCGGCTTGTGGCAAGGCACGGAGCACCTGACTCACTATCCCTTTGAATGGATGGAATGATGGCTCCGGTATCACCCTCACCCCAACCCTCACCCTGATGAGGGAGGGGGGCGCGTTCTTCCCCTCTCCCCTCTGGGGAGAGGGTAGGGTGAGGGGACCGGAATTCGACACCGCTCCCCTCACGGCGCCACCAGCCATCCGACCAGCATCAGCGCCCCGCCGACCCGCAGCAGATCCACCAGCAG
Coding sequences:
- a CDS encoding aminotransferase class V-fold PLP-dependent enzyme, with the protein product MPSAIPDSTVRSWRREFEITRGVTFLNHASFGPVPRRGRQAVERLLHRQGCIPRDPNVDDETFATVAAAKRGFARLVGEQTARVSFAPNASYGLNAVLWGTRLKRGERILVPESEFPAVVYTVRHLAERLDLTVVPIPCPDGYFTAGALRRQLRRKSAILACSWVQYFNGYRYDLRELTGLCHAHGCLVLVDGTQGIGAIPMHMRRDGFDAVVCGAQKWLFGQTGAGFFAIAPDPVRRVEPLYSGWLAYDWGYRFEDLQHWDRPAYDDGRQWEVGTYPFYSVRLAEAGVALINRCGIENVWRHLQDLIGRLAEGLSGTRYEARRFPEPIHRSAIVAVGGPQTAGLYRHLWGRRIYVSLREGNIRVSPHLYNTRAEIDRLVEEIRRYDRAR